A section of the Thauera chlorobenzoica genome encodes:
- a CDS encoding TonB-dependent receptor family protein: protein MNCKTSPASTLHSPLRLTRLTLAVAATFQLSALATAAEVQLPRIDVVGSDAEAVKKIPGAVNIVTKEDLEQSQPLSTEAALKSVPGIVIKPEEESAIVGNIGMRGLSAADYKTLILEDGVPVAPGLFVGNARYYNPRIQRMESIEVLKGAASLRYGPSTIGGVINYKTKTPAPGVSVSGRIGSHGYREATLEAGGQSPSGEAIGGLVFTGARSDGFQDKDFEMQDLMVKGGMALGDKQWIGVKFTNYENDANISYRGVFLDAYRAEAGFNPAPDDWFLTERRSFDINHEWTINADTTLSTLVYWSEMFRDYWRFGTVKDAPTKIVNGLTQWNYSDSVNGNNRSFDRFGIDSRLNIAHNSFGMRNETELGIRFMDEEMVDQTIQATRATPRTGTIAKDVVDAAKSYALFAQNRFIINDRLAVTPGVRIENYEQTRKDRRKTAAQGNKADTSNTEVMPGIGATFQLAPMAQLYGGVYKAFSPALNGDALNGLSDQQLDAERSVNVEIGVRGSNARLRYEVTAFRMDFDNQIIPANSNSLFQTTNGGETLHQGLEAAIGYDFGRGFSIDANATYIPDAEFVGNRYKANGSLDIPDGNRVTYTPEWVANLILGYKSGPLKTALSINYVDEQYTDATNSRALKENTSGFFTGKMDAYTTADLTASYTINKQLSVFGAVKNLADEHYIASLRQGIYVGPERSYEIGAKYSF from the coding sequence ATGAATTGCAAGACTTCACCAGCTAGCACGCTCCATTCCCCGCTGCGCCTGACGCGACTCACGCTCGCCGTCGCCGCCACCTTCCAGCTGTCCGCGCTCGCCACCGCGGCCGAGGTCCAGCTGCCCCGCATCGACGTCGTCGGCAGCGATGCCGAGGCGGTCAAGAAGATCCCCGGGGCGGTCAATATCGTCACCAAGGAAGATCTCGAGCAGTCCCAGCCCCTGTCCACCGAGGCCGCGCTCAAGAGCGTGCCCGGCATCGTCATCAAGCCCGAGGAAGAAAGCGCCATCGTCGGCAACATCGGCATGCGCGGCCTGAGCGCCGCCGACTACAAGACGCTGATCCTCGAAGACGGGGTTCCGGTCGCACCAGGCCTGTTCGTCGGCAATGCCCGCTATTACAACCCGCGCATCCAGCGCATGGAGAGCATCGAAGTGCTCAAGGGTGCAGCCTCGCTGCGCTACGGCCCGAGCACCATCGGCGGCGTGATCAACTACAAGACCAAGACCCCCGCACCGGGGGTGTCGGTGTCCGGGCGCATCGGCTCGCACGGCTACCGCGAAGCGACCCTCGAGGCGGGTGGCCAGTCGCCCTCCGGCGAGGCGATCGGCGGCCTGGTGTTTACCGGCGCGCGCAGCGACGGCTTCCAGGACAAGGATTTCGAGATGCAGGACCTGATGGTCAAGGGCGGCATGGCGCTCGGCGACAAGCAGTGGATCGGGGTCAAGTTCACCAACTACGAAAACGACGCCAACATCTCCTACCGCGGCGTCTTCCTCGACGCCTACCGCGCCGAAGCCGGCTTCAACCCCGCGCCCGACGACTGGTTCCTGACCGAGCGCCGCTCGTTCGACATCAACCATGAATGGACCATCAACGCCGACACCACGCTGAGCACCCTGGTGTACTGGAGCGAGATGTTCCGCGACTACTGGCGCTTCGGCACGGTCAAGGATGCGCCGACCAAGATCGTGAATGGCCTGACGCAGTGGAACTACAGCGACAGCGTCAATGGCAACAACCGCTCCTTCGACCGCTTCGGCATCGATAGCCGGCTCAACATCGCCCACAACAGCTTCGGCATGCGCAACGAGACCGAGCTCGGGATCCGCTTCATGGACGAGGAGATGGTCGACCAGACCATCCAGGCCACGCGCGCCACGCCGCGCACCGGCACGATCGCGAAGGACGTGGTCGATGCCGCCAAGAGCTACGCCTTGTTCGCACAGAACCGCTTCATCATCAACGACCGCCTCGCGGTCACCCCGGGGGTGCGCATCGAGAACTACGAACAGACCCGCAAGGACCGGCGCAAGACCGCAGCCCAGGGCAACAAGGCCGACACCTCCAATACCGAGGTCATGCCCGGGATCGGCGCCACCTTCCAGCTCGCGCCGATGGCGCAGCTCTACGGCGGCGTCTACAAAGCGTTCTCGCCGGCGCTCAACGGCGATGCGCTGAACGGGCTGTCGGACCAGCAGCTCGACGCCGAGCGCTCGGTCAACGTCGAGATCGGCGTGCGCGGCAGCAACGCGCGGCTGCGTTACGAAGTCACCGCCTTCCGCATGGACTTCGACAACCAGATCATCCCCGCCAACAGCAATTCGCTGTTCCAGACCACCAACGGCGGCGAAACCCTACACCAGGGCCTGGAAGCGGCGATCGGCTACGACTTCGGCCGCGGCTTCAGCATCGACGCCAACGCCACCTACATTCCGGACGCCGAGTTCGTCGGCAACCGCTACAAGGCGAACGGCAGCCTCGACATTCCCGATGGCAACCGCGTCACCTACACCCCGGAATGGGTCGCCAACCTGATCCTGGGCTACAAGTCCGGGCCGCTGAAGACGGCCTTGAGCATCAACTACGTCGATGAGCAATACACCGACGCCACCAACTCGCGGGCGCTGAAGGAAAACACCTCCGGCTTCTTCACCGGCAAGATGGACGCCTACACCACCGCCGACCTGACCGCGAGCTACACCATCAACAAGCAGCTGAGCGTGTTCGGTGCGGTGAAGAACCTCGCCGACGAGCACTACATCGCCAGCCTGCGCCAGGGCATCTACGTCGGCCCCGAGCGCAGCTACGAGATCGGGGCCAAGTACAGCTTCTGA
- a CDS encoding DUF6746 family protein: protein MKKLIAAGLVAALGLVSTLPVAAAEDGGHFKGKPAETLTQAAANFSEYNHKLQAILDGEVSDSDLAEVHILTYTLENALKKINADMDALADTLEAVHKASEKLDRAAVIERGREYLSVSRQIVK from the coding sequence ATGAAAAAACTGATTGCCGCCGGCCTTGTCGCCGCGCTCGGCCTCGTCTCCACGCTGCCGGTGGCGGCAGCCGAAGACGGCGGCCACTTCAAGGGCAAGCCGGCGGAAACCCTGACGCAGGCCGCGGCCAATTTTTCCGAGTACAACCACAAGCTGCAGGCCATTCTCGATGGCGAAGTCAGCGATTCCGACCTGGCCGAGGTGCACATCCTCACCTATACGCTGGAAAACGCGCTGAAGAAGATCAACGCGGACATGGACGCCCTCGCCGACACGCTCGAAGCGGTGCATAAGGCGTCCGAGAAGCTCGACCGCGCGGCGGTGATCGAGCGCGGGCGCGAGTACCTGTCGGTGTCCCGCCAGATCGTCAAGTAA